The sequence CAACGCGGTGGTGCAGACCGTCCTCTACGGCACCTTCAACGCGACGCTGGCGGTGGGGCGCGGCATGATCGCGCGCGGCCGGGGCGGGAGCGTCCTCAACATCGTCACCACCTACGCCTGGACCGGCTCCGCCTTCGTCGTCCCCTCCGCGGCCGGGAAGGCGGGGGTGCTCGCCATGACGCGCTCGCTGGCGGTGGAGTGGGCCACCTACGGGATCCGGGTGAACGCCATCGCCCCCGGCCCGTTCCCCACCGAGGGGGCGTGGAGCGCGCTGATGCCGACCCCGGAGATCGAGGCCGAGGCGAAGGCCCGCATCCCCATGGGGCGCTTCGGCGACCACGACGAGCTGGCCAACCTGGCCGCCTTCCTGGTCTCGGACGGCGCCCCCTTCGTCAACGGGGAGTGCGTCGTCATCGACGGCGGCGAGTGGATCGCCTCCGGCGGCGAGTTCAACGGGCTCACCCGCATCCCGCGCGACGGGCTCAAGGCGGCGCTCGGGGCGATGCGGGGAGGGCGCGGGAAGTGAAGGCCGCGCTCCTCGCCATCGGCGACGAGATCGTAGCCGGCCTCACCACGGACACCAACTCCGGCTTCCTGGCGGAGCAGCTCCGCTCGGTCGGGGTGGAGCCCGTCGCCGGCTTCGCCGCGCCCGACGACGAGGCCGCCATGGCGCGGGCCTTCGAGCGCGCGCTGGCCGAGGCGGACCTCGCTCTTTCCACGGGCGGGCTGGGCCCCACGGCGGACGACCTCACCACCGCCGTGGTCGCCCGGCTCGCGGGGCGCCCCCTCCGCCTGGACGATCCCTCGCTGGCCCTGATCGAGGAGCGCTTCCGCGGCCGCGGCATCCCCATGCCGGAGAACAACGTCAAACAGGCGCTCTTCCCGGAGGGGAGCACCATCGTCCCCAACCCCATCGGCACCGCGCCCGGCTTCATCTGCCCGGTGGGGCGCGGCGGGGCCATCCGCCACGTGGTCTGCCTTCCCGGCGTCCCGCACGAGATGAAGCGCATGGCCGTGGAAACGGTCCTCCCCTGGCTGGAGGGCCTCAACCCCGGACGCCGCTTCGCCTCGCGCGTGTTCAGCACCTTCGGCCTGGCGGAGAGCCGGCTGGACGAGCTGCTGGCCGGCGTGGTCGCCCCGGACGAGGCGCGCCTGGCCTTCCGCGCGGCCTTCCCGCGGATCCAGGCGCGCGTCACCGTTTCCGGAGCCCCGGAGGAGGACCTGGAGGCCCGGCTGGACGCGCTGGAGGCGCGGGTGCGGGAGCGCCTGGGGAGCCACGTCTACGCCGTGGGCGACGAGGGGATGGAGGAGACGGTCGGAAAGCTCCTCCGCGAGCGCGGGCTGACCCTCGCGGTGGCGGAGTCGTGCACCGGCG is a genomic window of Longimicrobiaceae bacterium containing:
- a CDS encoding SDR family oxidoreductase; this translates as MFREDLLRDRTVLVTGGGSGLGLSMSKKFAALGARVAITGRSEERLAGAAREIDPTGERVFTHPCDVRDFAQVEATAAAVDERFGGIDVLVNNAAGNFLAATEDLSPGGFNAVVQTVLYGTFNATLAVGRGMIARGRGGSVLNIVTTYAWTGSAFVVPSAAGKAGVLAMTRSLAVEWATYGIRVNAIAPGPFPTEGAWSALMPTPEIEAEAKARIPMGRFGDHDELANLAAFLVSDGAPFVNGECVVIDGGEWIASGGEFNGLTRIPRDGLKAALGAMRGGRGK
- a CDS encoding competence/damage-inducible protein A; this translates as MKAALLAIGDEIVAGLTTDTNSGFLAEQLRSVGVEPVAGFAAPDDEAAMARAFERALAEADLALSTGGLGPTADDLTTAVVARLAGRPLRLDDPSLALIEERFRGRGIPMPENNVKQALFPEGSTIVPNPIGTAPGFICPVGRGGAIRHVVCLPGVPHEMKRMAVETVLPWLEGLNPGRRFASRVFSTFGLAESRLDELLAGVVAPDEARLAFRAAFPRIQARVTVSGAPEEDLEARLDALEARVRERLGSHVYAVGDEGMEETVGKLLRERGLTLAVAESCTGGLIGDRITDVPGSSEHFLLGVVSYSNEAKERMLGVRPETLREFGAVSTQTAEEMAAGVRRISGAALGLATTGIAGPGGGTPEKPVGTVCVALAWEGGSWSRRYELGERSRDWVKGMTAQVALDRVRRWLLGEADV